A region of bacterium DNA encodes the following proteins:
- a CDS encoding MotA/TolQ/ExbB proton channel family protein yields MEGILNFLDKGGPVLWVIIGLSLIVFTFIIERFLFFHRIRKDEELLFPLKELLNKNTLSERMKEDLELLIMREEPRFLRFLDFIAVSTTAAPILGLLGTVTGMIKVFDALSRLGSPDAHLLAKGISEALITTEAGLVIAIPCLFLHNILLNKAENNISRIKHEGMRLIALVDEEKKKA; encoded by the coding sequence ATGGAAGGAATTCTTAATTTTTTAGATAAAGGGGGTCCTGTTCTTTGGGTAATTATTGGACTATCCCTGATTGTTTTTACATTTATTATAGAGAGGTTTCTATTTTTTCACAGGATAAGAAAGGATGAAGAGCTTTTATTTCCCCTCAAAGAGCTTTTAAATAAAAATACCTTATCCGAAAGGATGAAGGAAGATCTTGAGCTTTTGATAATGAGAGAAGAGCCAAGATTTTTAAGGTTTTTAGATTTTATTGCTGTATCTACAACAGCCGCTCCAATACTTGGGCTTCTTGGAACTGTTACAGGGATGATAAAGGTATTTGACGCCTTGTCCCGGCTTGGCTCTCCAGATGCCCATCTTCTTGCAAAGGGTATATCAGAGGCTCTTATAACAACAGAGGCTGGTCTTGTTATTGCAATCCCCTGCCTATTCCTCCACAACATTCTTTTAAATAAAGCAGAAAATAACATTTCTAGGATTAAACATGAAGGGATGAGGCTTATTGCATTAGTTGATGAAGAAAAAAAGAAGGCCTGA
- a CDS encoding TonB family protein, with the protein MRLFYSFILSLIINIGIVFFLPYIGIAKKVRVYKVYKIDLVKIREEKKPVKIEKQRQIVAKKEEIKEPVKEEPKLPYLPIEEEKEEIKEEGIIPVVKEEAVVEPHIILPVAQEEKPGIFEPGSLDAPLKLISYTQPKYPDAAKENGINGIVKLKLLINPDGMVDKVEIIEENPKNFGFAKEALKVVKGYRFTRPMVLENPVFVHYILPLRFSLED; encoded by the coding sequence ATGAGGCTTTTTTACTCATTTATATTATCGTTGATTATCAACATAGGAATTGTATTTTTCCTTCCATACATTGGAATTGCAAAGAAGGTAAGGGTCTATAAGGTCTATAAGATTGACCTTGTAAAGATAAGGGAAGAGAAAAAGCCTGTTAAAATAGAAAAACAAAGACAAATTGTAGCAAAAAAGGAAGAAATTAAAGAGCCTGTAAAAGAGGAGCCAAAATTGCCATATCTTCCAATTGAGGAAGAGAAAGAAGAGATAAAAGAGGAGGGGATAATCCCTGTTGTAAAGGAGGAAGCGGTTGTAGAACCCCATATTATCCTTCCAGTTGCACAAGAGGAAAAGCCAGGGATATTTGAGCCAGGCTCCCTTGATGCTCCATTAAAACTTATTTCATATACACAACCAAAATACCCTGATGCTGCAAAGGAAAATGGAATAAATGGCATTGTAAAACTTAAGCTCCTTATAAACCCGGATGGAATGGTTGACAAAGTAGAAATAATTGAGGAAAATCCTAAAAACTTTGGCTTTGCAAAGGAGGCATTAAAGGTTGTCAAGGGTTATAGATTTACAAGACCAATGGTATTAGAAAACCCTGTTTTTGTTCATTATATCCTTCCATTAAGGTTCTCTCTGGAGGATTAA
- a CDS encoding PIN domain-containing protein has product MTNTFMENRIFVDTSAWLGLNDKNDQYHNEAKTKAEAIKKERIELLTSEYIVDESITLIRYRISHQASVSFGDSLLRSKIAIILDVKDKDRFEAWRMFKKYKDKELSFTDCTSFVLMNERGIKMAFTFDKHFRQLGFKIF; this is encoded by the coding sequence ATGACAAATACCTTTATGGAAAATAGAATCTTTGTTGATACATCAGCCTGGCTTGGACTTAATGACAAAAATGACCAATACCATAATGAGGCAAAGACAAAGGCAGAAGCAATAAAAAAAGAGAGGATTGAGCTTTTAACATCAGAATACATTGTTGATGAGAGCATAACCCTTATAAGATATAGGATTTCTCATCAAGCCTCTGTTTCCTTTGGAGATTCCCTCTTAAGAAGCAAAATTGCAATAATTTTGGATGTAAAGGACAAAGATAGGTTTGAGGCGTGGAGGATGTTTAAAAAATATAAAGATAAAGAGTTAAGTTTCACAGATTGCACAAGCTTTGTTTTAATGAATGAGCGGGGGATAAAAATGGCTTTCACATTTGATAAACATTTTAGGCAATTGGGGTTTAAGATATTTTAA
- the miaA gene encoding tRNA (adenosine(37)-N6)-dimethylallyltransferase MiaA — MKGNTAIVIAGPTATGKTDIAHQLALKYNGEIICADSRTIYRYMDIATSKPEKIYREQIPYHIIDIVNPDEKFSVADFVEKAEKSLEEIFNKGKIPFIVGGCGLYIKRLIDGIFPSPPSSKEIREFLKKKENLWDRLKEIDKEAAERINPNDKKRLIRALEVFYLTKKPISVLQKEKTEPSKIKFTSLCIDCDRKVLYERIDERVDKMIEKGLIDETKMLLSLGYSSELTSMSGIGYREIIHYLKGEINLDEAIFLIKRRSRQFAKRQMTWFRNDKRYIFIKKEEIKKEVAIISSFS, encoded by the coding sequence GTGAAAGGCAATACCGCAATTGTTATTGCTGGTCCAACAGCCACTGGAAAAACAGATATAGCCCACCAGCTTGCTTTAAAATATAATGGTGAAATCATTTGTGCAGATTCTCGGACAATTTATAGGTATATGGACATTGCAACCTCAAAGCCAGAAAAAATATACAGAGAGCAAATTCCTTACCATATCATAGATATAGTCAATCCCGATGAGAAATTTAGTGTAGCAGATTTTGTAGAAAAGGCAGAAAAAAGCCTAGAAGAAATTTTTAATAAGGGAAAAATTCCATTTATTGTTGGAGGGTGTGGTTTATATATAAAAAGGCTTATTGATGGCATATTTCCATCACCACCTTCATCAAAAGAAATAAGGGAATTCCTGAAAAAGAAAGAAAACCTTTGGGATAGGCTTAAGGAAATAGACAAAGAGGCAGCAGAGAGGATAAATCCAAATGATAAAAAGAGGCTTATTAGGGCATTAGAGGTTTTCTATTTAACAAAAAAACCTATTTCTGTTTTACAAAAAGAAAAAACAGAGCCTTCAAAAATAAAATTTACATCCCTATGTATAGATTGCGATAGAAAGGTTCTTTATGAAAGAATAGATGAAAGGGTGGACAAAATGATAGAAAAGGGCTTAATAGATGAGACAAAAATGCTTCTTTCTTTAGGATATTCTTCTGAACTTACATCTATGAGCGGGATTGGATATAGGGAAATTATACATTATCTAAAGGGAGAAATAAATCTTGATGAGGCAATTTTTCTAATAAAAAGAAGAAGCAGGCAATTTGCAAAGAGACAAATGACCTGGTTTAGAAATGATAAAAGGTATATTTTTATAAAAAAGGAAGAAATTAAAAAAGAGGTTGCAATTATTTCCTCCTTCTCTTAA
- a CDS encoding CopG family transcriptional regulator gives MLKRTQIYFPEDMLFALKKRAYEEKTNVSNVIRKAISYFLLKEKKRDWVKDSLWNMVGAGSSKDKDLSISHDKYLYGK, from the coding sequence ATGCTTAAGAGAACACAAATTTATTTTCCAGAAGATATGCTCTTTGCTCTAAAAAAAAGGGCTTATGAAGAAAAAACCAATGTCTCTAATGTTATCAGAAAGGCAATATCTTACTTTCTTTTAAAGGAGAAAAAAAGGGATTGGGTAAAAGATTCCCTCTGGAATATGGTTGGAGCGGGTAGTTCAAAGGATAAAGACCTTTCTATTTCTCATGACAAATACCTTTATGGAAAATAG
- a CDS encoding biopolymer transporter ExbD: MKKKRRPELTIAPLIDCVFLLLLFFAVSTTLTKELGMPINKPKAKTSIPLSSDYFIITITDDKRLFLGKNEVSIEFLRKEIIETISKNPKTSVIISSDKKVSTGRLIEILDLCKEGGASSLSIATLPKLE, encoded by the coding sequence ATGAAGAAAAAAAGAAGGCCTGAGCTTACAATTGCTCCTTTAATAGATTGCGTATTTCTTCTCCTTTTATTCTTTGCTGTTTCAACAACCCTTACAAAGGAGCTTGGTATGCCCATAAACAAGCCAAAGGCAAAGACAAGCATTCCACTTTCAAGTGATTATTTTATCATTACAATAACAGATGATAAGAGGCTCTTTTTGGGAAAAAATGAGGTATCAATTGAGTTTTTAAGAAAGGAGATTATTGAAACAATATCAAAAAACCCAAAGACATCTGTTATTATCTCATCTGATAAGAAGGTGTCTACGGGAAGGCTCATTGAAATACTTGACCTCTGTAAGGAAGGAGGTGCATCAAGCCTTTCCATTGCAACCCTTCCAAAGCTTGAATGA
- a CDS encoding cupin domain-containing protein, which yields MEIKVEKPTNERLKELGVSNWGKWECPVSRFNWEYDCDERCYILEGEVNIETKEGNTKIEKGDVVLFPKGLKCTWDVKKEIKKVYRFE from the coding sequence ATGGAGATTAAGGTAGAAAAGCCAACAAATGAAAGGCTGAAAGAGCTTGGGGTTTCTAATTGGGGTAAATGGGAATGTCCAGTGAGTAGGTTTAACTGGGAATACGATTGTGATGAAAGGTGCTATATCCTTGAGGGAGAGGTGAATATAGAAACAAAAGAAGGAAATACAAAGATAGAGAAAGGTGATGTTGTTCTCTTTCCTAAAGGCTTAAAATGCACATGGGATGTTAAGAAGGAAATAAAGAAGGTCTATAGGTTTGAATAA
- the hisIE gene encoding bifunctional phosphoribosyl-AMP cyclohydrolase/phosphoribosyl-ATP diphosphatase HisIE, which produces MNDLLFKDGLIPAIIVDEETDEVLMLAYMNEESLKKTLEEGRTYFFSRSRNKLWLKGETSGCFQDISSIYCDCDRDTLLIKVSQKGNACHTGNRTCFFEKIHQRRDVVQKDILLELYNVILDRKKNPKNGSYTTKLFNEGKVKIYEKLREELEEIILDSEKDNKDGIIYETADLLYHLFVLLGLFEVNPKNVLSELKRRRK; this is translated from the coding sequence ATGAATGACCTTTTATTTAAGGATGGCTTAATTCCAGCCATTATAGTTGATGAGGAAACAGATGAGGTTTTGATGCTTGCCTATATGAATGAGGAATCCCTTAAAAAGACGCTTGAAGAGGGAAGGACATATTTCTTTAGCAGGTCAAGAAATAAGCTATGGCTAAAGGGAGAGACATCTGGATGCTTTCAGGATATCTCAAGCATCTATTGTGATTGCGATAGGGATACATTGCTTATTAAGGTTTCACAAAAGGGTAATGCTTGCCATACAGGAAATAGAACCTGCTTCTTTGAAAAAATACACCAAAGGAGGGATGTTGTCCAAAAAGACATCCTTTTAGAGCTTTATAATGTTATTCTTGATAGAAAGAAAAACCCAAAGAACGGTTCATATACCACCAAGCTATTTAATGAAGGAAAGGTAAAGATATACGAGAAGTTAAGGGAGGAGCTAGAAGAGATAATATTAGATTCAGAAAAAGATAATAAAGATGGAATAATTTACGAAACAGCTGACCTTTTATACCACCTTTTTGTCCTCCTTGGGCTTTTTGAGGTAAATCCAAAGAATGTCCTTTCTGAGCTTAAGAGAAGGAGGAAATAA